The following proteins come from a genomic window of Pichia kudriavzevii chromosome 1, complete sequence:
- a CDS encoding uncharacterized protein (PKUD0A00300; similar to Saccharomyces cerevisiae YAL011W (SWC3); ancestral locus Anc_7.102), with the protein MSKEVIPATTIPTNTTRSTNVVLIQQLEGINKELVYQQRLDRPFKVIQNLPISKNGEPDYTVLKHPLSVKDSGVLYNSLIVSRFNWINHIFKTFWTKREQIIIGSDKGKRDKMIRLTDLEMIGGPHQFKIKLFFLKEDEKEKAYIEERKRKKEERLRRREERLAEIKRRKEIKEREEKEKEEQKLQLKLQHEAKLREEEIKKEQEKEKEQEKEKEQEKEKEQEKEKEQEKEQEKEQEKEQEKEQEKEQEKEQEKEQEKEQEKEQEKEQEKEQEKEQEKEQEKEQEKEQEKEQEKEQEKEQEKEQEKEQEKEQEKEQQQEHKKAKLLHLQNNDTRVITSHIGQKQLSIKGEENGYKDRIDAAQLGDSADMKDITEVKNTTAVKSTTNVKEKSTISGRKSDMELSFKIEQPKQQAENSTNQSTPVIPQGKPSSTKSKPATKDIMSNPENAIVIQNLNFMARQDSYLNELMKEVASGGASNAKILEFQTYISKAQQMGDATGYLAKLKQKQALIERKLKLDRERKEKQKKEKVQPIKLPQMSQEELMKRAMDIKKEQELQRQEKIRLREEREQEKIRLRKEKEEKKLREREERERLKRQAREEKERERELRRQEKLAEKERIRLEREERAKEKQREKERLKLKAELKKKSNAADSSDDENTNSSDDEDDDRMGKLREDDYDEDLWNDKLSPLQERYSVGATLVFEFFENNSARFMIPRDTIFEIVNKEAEDDAGESRSNSLASVPTEQSNFIKDEPSHDQPHPKSPYVTILASFLLVHNQSEIDGWDRRQEEARRAAEEAERKRKEAEKAELEESKNCTIAENARKRRRKKSNWSTATSKRSTRLSKQAKELENLRREEENYHEEDEEDDSLEKPRPLPVYSCVTLTLSKVPFRFANFIANSGNPVSVAHESMKEIMKIGTRVPLDKLWYQVDGIKDELLAETLRYNLNRLDYLTAGGKKSKSAFIKKFGRGGR; encoded by the coding sequence ATGAGCAAGGAAGTTATCCCTGCTACAACGATTCCAACAAACACCACAAGATCAACAAATGTGGTTCTCATCCAACAGCTTGAAGGTATAAACAAAGAATTAGTTTACCAGCAACGTCTTGATCGACCTTTCAAAGTAATCCAGAACCTGCCTATATCTAAAAATGGCGAACCCGATTACACTGTTTTAAAACATCCATTATCTGTTAAAGATAGTGGCGTATTGTACAACTCATTAATTGTGTCTCGATTCAATTGGATAAATCacatattcaaaacattcTGGACAAAACGTGAGCAAATAATTATAGGTTCGGATAAAGGGAAAAGAGATAAAATGATTAGACTGACAGACCTGGAAATGATAGGAGGTCCtcatcaattcaaaataaagcTGTTTTTCCTAAAAGAGgatgaaaaggagaaggcCTACATTGAGGAAAGGAAACgtaaaaaggaagaaagaCTTAGACGAAGGGAGGAAAGATTAGCggaaattaaaagaagaaaagagatCAAGGAACGtgaggaaaaggaaaaggaggAACAGAAACTGCAATTAAAACTTCAACATGAAGCTAAATTaagggaagaagaaataaaaaaagaacaggagaaggagaaagaacaggagaaggagaaagaacaggagaaggagaaagaacaggagaaggagaaagaacaggagaaagaacaggagaaagaacaggagaaagaacaggagaaagaacaggagaaagaacaggagaaagaacaggagaaagaacaggagaaagaacaggagaaagaacaggagaaagaacaggagaaagaacaggagaaagaacaggagaaagaacaggagaaagaacaggagaaagaacaggagaaagaaCAGGAGAAGGAACAGGAGAAGGAACAGGAGAAGGAACAGGAGAAGGAACAGGAGAAGGAACAGGAGAAGGAACAGCAACAGGAGCACAAAAAAGCAAAACTGCTCCATTTACAGAATAATGATACTCGTGTGATTACGAGTCATATTGGGCAAAAACAACTATCCATCAAAGGAGAAGAGAACGGATATAAAGATAGGATAGATGCCGCCCAATTAGGTGATAGTGCAGATATGAAAGATATTACAGAGGTAAAGAATACTACAGCGGTGAAAAGCACTACAAATGTAAAAGAGAAATCCACAATCTCAGGCAGGAAGTCTGACATGGAattatctttcaaaattgaacaGCCGAAACAGCAAGCAGAAAACTCTACCAATCAGTCAACTCCGGTAATTCCACAAGGTAAACCTTCATCCACAAAATCTAAACCTGCTACTAAGGATATAATGTCAAATCCCGAAAATGCAATTGTTATACAGAATTTAAACTTCATGGCACGTCAAGATTCTTACTTGAATgaattgatgaaagaaGTTGCAAGCGGTGGTGCAAGTAATGCCAAAATATTAGAATTTCAGACATACATAAGCAAGGCTCAACAAATGGGCGATGCAACAGGATATCTTGCGAAACTGAAGCAAAAACAAGCTCTTATTGAAAGGAAATTAAAACTGGATAGAGAACGTaaggaaaaacagaaaaaagagaaggtgCAACCTATCAAATTACCACAGATGTCACAGGaagaattgatgaaaagggCAATGgatataaaaaaagaacaagaatTGCAGAGGCAAGAGAAGATAAGATTACGGGAGGAACgtgaacaagaaaaaattagattaagaaaggaaaaagaggagaaaaagcTACGAGAACGtgaagagagagaaaggTTAAAGAGACAAGCTCGTGAggaaaaagagagagaaagagaacTTAGAAGGCAGGAAAAGTTAGcagagaaagaaagaattaGACTCGAGCGTGAAGAGAGAGCCAAGGAGAAACAGCGGGAGAAGGAAAGACTGAAATTAAAAGCAgagttaaagaagaaaagcaaCGCTGCAGACTCcagtgatgatgaaaataccAATTCAAGCGACgacgaagatgatgatagGATGGGGAAACTCAGAGAAGATGATTACGATGAAGATCTATGGAACGATAAGCTATCACCTTTACAGGAGAGATATTCTGTAGGTGCAACTTTAGTATTTGAGTTCTTTGAGAATAACTCTGCAAGGTTCATGATTCCAAGAGAtacaatttttgaaattgtcaacAAGGAAGCAGAAGATGATGCTGGAGAGTCCAGGTCCAATTCTTTGGCGTCAGTGCCAACTGAGCAGTCGAATTTTATTAAGGATGAGCCATCCCATGACCAACCACATCCTAAATCCCCATACGTCACAATATTGGCCTCCTTTCTTCTAGTACACAATCAAAGTGAGATAGATGGTTGGGACCGCAGACAAGAAGAGGCACGAAGAGCTGCTGAAGAAGCCGAGCGCAAGCGAAAAGAAGCTGAGAAGGCTGAACTAGAAGAATCCAAAAACTGTACTATAGCTGAAAATGCAAGGAAAAGACGCCGAAAGAAGAGTAATTGGAGTACTGCTACTAGTAAACGGTCAACTAGGTTATCAAAACAAGCAAAAGAGTTGGAGAACCTAAGACgtgaagaagagaattaccatgaagaagatgaagaagacgatTCACTTGAGAAGCCTAGGCCATTACCTGTTTACTCGTGCGTCACGTTAACTCTATCGAAAGTGCCATTTAGATTCGCTAATTTTATTGCTAATAGCGGCAATCCCGTAAGCGTGGCGCATGAGAGTATGAAGGAAATAATGAAGATTGGTACAAGGGTTCCTTTAGATAAGTTGTGGTACCAAGTAGATGGAATTAAGGATGAACTTCTTGCCGAGACATTACGTTACAATTTGAACAGATTAGACTATTTGACTGCTGGTGGTAAGAAAAGTAAGTCTGCATTTATTAAAAAGTTTGGTAGGGGTGGTAGATAA
- a CDS encoding uncharacterized protein (PKUD0A00310; similar to Saccharomyces cerevisiae YJL005W (CYR1); ancestral locus Anc_5.206) produces MAKSTCDGEVYIHNLATFIKSHEIQLANALLAYKKLNSNLKEVAEHPKHSQSKIDNTIGSTNSNCDSKTNFIINTSSSPNSAATSDVNKVANHDVISDKNTSFSASSPTDYNTKPDVEEELSKELSKPVRLSLSLHHLYFILGKFKDLGIHIGPMNLRLDSMDADNTSNYVSFLSEFQRNKKIDSDAQSIHSISSVKSVMSSVSALWNNFGSSKVDNTISDLKYLYSAFSKLPCLRLANEKNLKLIEGHEEYPFETATPIIVFKNIIVLEIAELEPKEVYGWHILAQKLRYLVVKKTTITDPIEVLINLVEADSVVKGEDDDLIDSDDPMNIIDNPDDNKIFKFQTTNSEGNEHHHYSNNHSHSHHYHNDKLTFRSSLSSTNIPSSHATSSLGSSFTSSKTYVSPSLPHAQTFHVSQPHGYHTLSHHHSNNSNSSNSINGNTSNNINVHYQSYHHYNHHNHYSLATDTLASLSTSPNNTYHNSRLYPDDPFSSTSQSKLSSSVHSSRRSYYYKPQKKSRFVRGSHSAHHHISTLPSLHDSKSKGHLSKRSDESTDMGKVEKKKSIEVEEAENNYWKLLKHLSFTENKIYKISSNSFDRLSNLSLLDLSYNRLTVIPTEALSKLTNLKSLNLSFNRLKSVEKFPKTLKKLTALNLRGNNISKLDSIENLSNLQKVDLRQNSIEKVTDLKPLLLLNENKVLLLSLHLLENPISRSRGYRVELFNLFNGVDYKNLIKIDGSRPGIFESRMLLDEKTSKMKFKNYIDESIISKMTASVSSMNLNSILTQQPTTKQFNKSYKIGAEIKDSTKKTEPQELNHPVLDRMSTCITTKEPRIFSGHTKIVSASPTVTSSLNELVVNNNSMSNNPQDQNKASSQLPKMVGKEKGNDSIDTFINTNPVNPMPISSSPSIKSIRNPVTVSFQSLNNDVPLNNSNNNTVILNDFAMPANRSMPPSQRTSNDFSTTSSILTNNTNAANSTENPMSRFSLASPALPVITQATTTTTTTTTIASSKTPDNILDHTTRRDYFVGEKGIDKENTRHDTKTLADDLTSEVKIVL; encoded by the coding sequence atggcTAAAAGTACTTGTGATGGTGAAGTTTATATCCACAACTTGGCAACATTTATCAAATCTCATGAAATTCAATTGGCAAATGCTCTTTTGGCATATAAGAAGCTGAATTCGAATTTAAAGGAAGTTGCGGAACATCCGAAACATTCACAGTCCAAGATTGACAATACCATTGGTTCTACAAACTCTAATTGCGATTCCAAGACTAACTTCATTATTAATACCTCCAGCTCACCAAATTCAGCAGCTACGTCGGATGTGAATAAAGTTGCCAATCATGATGTAATCTCTGATAAAAACACGAGTTTCTCGGCTAGCAGCCCTACAGACTACAACACCAAACCTGAcgtagaagaagaattgtCCAAAGAGTTATCTAAACCGGTCAGATTATCCCTCTCCTTACACCATctatattttattttgggtaaattcaaagatttaGGGATCCATATTGGTCCAATGAATTTGAGATTGGATAGTATGGATGCAGACAATACCTCAAATTATGTTTCGTTTTTAAGTGaattccaaagaaacaaaaaaatcgATTCTGATGCACAATCCATCCACTCTATTTCTTCTGTTAAGTCTGTTATGTCTTCTGTATCGGCATTGTGGAATAATTTTGGGTCATCCAAAGTCGATAATACTATATCAGATTTGAAGTATCTCTATtctgcattttcaaaattacCATGCTTAAGATTGGCGAACGagaaaaatttgaagctGATAGAAGGTCATGAAGAATATCCCTTTGAAACCGCAACACCGATAATTGTATTTAAGAACATAATCGTATTAGAGATAGCAGAATTGGAACCAAAGGAAGTCTACGGATGGCACATACTTGCCCAAAAACTAAGATATTTGGTTGTCAAGAAAACCACAATCACCGATCCCATTGAAGTTCTAATTAATTTAGTTGAGGCAGATTCTGTAGTGAAGGgggaagatgatgatttaaTTGATTCCGATGATCCTATGAATATAATTGATAATCCAGATGACAATAAAATCTTTAAATTCCAAACAACCAACAGCGAAGGGAATGAGCACCATCATTATTCTAATAACCATAGCCATAGTCATCATTATCACAACGATAAATTAACATTTAGAAGCTCCTTATCTTCGACGAATATACCTTCGTCTCATGCTACGAGTAGTCTTGGGAGTTCTTTtacatcttcaaaaacttaTGTATCTCCATCACTGCCACATGCACAAACATTCCATGTTAGTCAACCACATGGTTACCATACTCTAAGCCATCATCACAGCAACAATAGCAATAGCAGTAATAGCATCAATGGCAATACTAGTAACAATATAAATGTTCATTATCAATCATATCACCACTACAATCACCATAATCATTACTCTTTAGCAACTGATACACTAGcttcattatcaacatcTCCCAACAATACATACCACAACAGTAGATTATATCCAGACGatccattttcttcaacttctcaaTCGAAGTTATCGTCTTCTGTGCACTCCAGCAGAAGATCATACTATTACAAACCGCAGAAAAAATCCAGGTTTGTTAGGGGCTCGCACTCTGCTCATCATCATATTAGCACTTTACCTTCTTTACAtgattcaaaatcaaagggTCATTTAAGCAAAAGATCTGATGAAAGTACAGATATGGGTAAAGttgagaagaagaaatccaTCGAAGTGGAGGAGGCAGAAAATAATTAttggaaattgttgaaacaCTTATCATTTACAGAAAATAAGATTTACAAAAtctcttcaaattcttttgATAGATTGAGCAACTTAAGCTTGCTAGACCTCTCATATAATAGACTAACTGTGATACCAACTGAGGCGTTATCTAAGCTAACGAACCTTAAATCTCTTAACTTATCATTCAATAGACTTAAATCCGTCGAAAAATTCCCTAAAACACTAAAGAAATTAACCGCTCTGAACCTAAGAGGTAATaacatttccaaattggaTTCTATTGAAAATCTATCTAATTTGCAGAAAGTTGATTTACGACAgaattcaattgaaaaggttACGGATTTGAAGccattgttattattgaatgaaaataaagttttGCTGCTCTCATTGCATTTGCTAGAGAACCCGATCTCTAGAAGTAGAGGATATCGCGTGGAGCTATTCAATCTTTTTAACGGTGTCGATTATAAAAATCTGatcaaaattgatggtTCACGCCCTGGTATTTTTGAAAGTAGGATGTTACTAGACGAAAAAACctcaaaaatgaaatttaaAAATTACATTGACGAAAGCATTATAAGTAAAATGACTGCAAGtgtttcttcaatgaaCCTAAATAGCATATTGACTCAACAACCGACTACGAAACAGTTTAATAAATCATACAAGATTGGAGCAGAGATAAAAGACTCGACAAAGAAAACTGAGCCTCAAGAGCTTAATCACCCCGTTTTAGATAGAATGTCAACTTGCATTACCACAAAAGAACCACGCATATTTTCTGGGCATACCAAAATAGTATCCGCATCGCCAACCGTTACTAGCTCCTTGAATGAGCTAGTTGTTAATAACAACTCGATGTCAAATAACCCCCAAGATCAAAACAAAGCATCATCACAATTACCGAAAATGGTTGGGAAGGAAAAAGGTAATGATAGTATTGATACTTTTATCAATACGAACCCGGTGAACCCAATGCCAATTTCATCCTCACCATCTATAAAGTCGATTCGGAATCCCGTGACTGTTAGTTTCCAATCCTTAAATAATGATGTACCATTaaacaattcaaacaacaacacgGTGATTCTGAATGATTTTGCAATGCCAGCTAATAGGTCCATGCCTCCCTCTCAAAGAACCTCTAATGATTTCTCAACTACAAGCTCAATATTAACTAATAATACTAATGCTGCAAATAGTACTGAAAACCCAATGTCGAGGTTTTCTTTAGCATCTCCTGCTTTGCCTGTTATAACGCAGGCGACAACCACGACTACAACCACTACGACGATTGCGTCTTCTAAAACACCTGATAATATTTTAGATCATACAACCAGAAGAGATTATTTTGTTGGAGAGAAAGGAATcgataaagaaaatactAGGCATGATACCAAAACTCTAGCTGACGACCTGACTTCTGAAGTTAAAATTGTTCtgtaa
- a CDS encoding uncharacterized protein (PKUD0A00315), with the protein MDNPYTQGKQKSKTGQRAKKLSWMKRFMSNSTTGSQSPQPSQPQQLGKSLHSSNKGRKTQTVLPHRDGSVSTRETTPKHELYNRRLRISDITSIENDELESFISSNGSTTLIRQEAYQRQFYTRTPNINTNLNTNGNGNGNGNTDTMTVSSIKSIYSSKHHSVYSSANASIASSQKNHTMGSQNLTSIPASPTPTFHSASLYSNHLYPNILYQLNGDGDQDSQSINTYNASMINNVDLRSTSGSMLDDNISTKPILSLSSDDDDDDEEGDEDEEYTDADANFEVDLDPHPGVRGTDTKVGDRSVDADIDNDDFSFIRSTGSAANEPTYLSTPSACDTGVSHIHSSQDILYSNPDRLDDFDGYSMDAKSRYAVSSKSMALTTLSGSVLSPMLQTINSATTMATSVTNHTSHTTQTNYNTAASVLTLASSSRLAHA; encoded by the coding sequence ATGGACAATCCATATACTCAGGGGAAACAGAAGAGCAAGACGGGACAAAGGGCAAAGAAGCTCTCTTGGATGAAGCGTTTCATGAGCAACTCTACAACAGGTTCTCAGTCACCACAACCGTCACAACCCCAACAATTGGGGAAATCACTgcattcttcaaacaagGGCAGGAAGACGCAAACTGTCTTGCCCCACAGAGATGGCTCAGTTTCAACCAGAGAGACTACACCGAAACACGAGCTCTACAACAGGCGGTTACGTATTAGTGACATTACTAGTATTGAAAACGACGAATTGGAGAGTTTCATCTCGTCCAATGGATCAACCACTTTGATAAGACAGGAGGCTTATCAGCGCCAGTTTTACACCAGAACGCCCAACATAAACACTAACCTGAATACAAATGGCAATGGCAATGGCAATGGCAACACAGATACAATGACGGTATCTTCGATAAAATCCATATACTCTTCAAAACACCACTCTGTCTATTCATCAGCTAACGCTAGTATTGCTAGctctcaaaaaaatcatacTATGGGGAGCCAAAATCTAACATCTATACCCGCTTCTCCAACCCCAACTTTCCATTCGGCTAGTCTTTACAGTAACCATTTATACCCAAACATCCTATACCAACTCAACGGTGACGGGGATCAAGACTCCCAATCAATCAATACTTATAACGCTAGTATGATCAATAATGTTGATCTTAGAAGCACTTCCGGCTCAATGCTCGACGACAATATTAGTACAAAGCCTATCTTGTCACTTTCctctgatgatgatgatgatgatgaggaaggAGACGAGGATGAAGAATACACCGATGCTGATGCCAACTTTGAGGTTGATCTGGATCCACATCCCGGTGTTAGAGGAACAGATACAAAAGTTGGAGATAGAAGTGTCGATGCTGACATtgacaatgatgatttcagTTTCATCCGAAGCACTGGCAGTGCTGCGAACGAGCCTACTTATCTGAGTACTCCGAGTGCATGCGATACTGGTGTTTCTCATATTCACTCTTCTCAGGATATACTGTACTCGAATCCCGATCGACtcgatgattttgatggGTACTCAATGGATGCAAAGTCCAGGTACGCCGTGTCCTCTAAGTCCATGGCATTGACGACCCTTTCGGGATCTGTTCTGTCTCCAATGCTTCAGACCATAAACTCAGCAACAACGATGGCTACCTCTGTTACGAACCATACTTCACACACAACGCAGACAAACTATAATACGGCAGCCTCTGTGTTGACATTGGCAAGCTCCTCAAGACTAGCACATGCGTAA
- a CDS encoding uncharacterized protein (PKUD0A00317; Pfam Domains: UPF0057(3.6e-07)): MSSLSTVPIVHNRQASKFVLVLSAVVFPPLAVFLVDGFSKETLLCALMTVFGLHVAGTAYAIYFLWPYLADNVPLADIGASSNAETVNGYTRLETNTTTTNHDEEALSQYKDLPPPYPANITDNTEGNTGEETLHTHPETPSFSGDHKIQLP, translated from the coding sequence ATGTCTTCCTTATCAACAGTCCCCATTGTACACAACCGTCAGGCTTCTAAGTTTGTCCTAGTTCTCTCCGCAGTGGTGTTTCCACCGCTTGCTGTCTTTCTTGTAGACGGCTTCTCTAAGGAAACGTTACTTTGTGCCCTAATGACAGTATTTGGTTTACACGTTGCGGGAACGGCATATGCCATATACTTCCTCTGGCCGTACTTGGCAGACAACGTCCCGCTAGCTGACATTGGCGCCTCCTCCAACGCTGAGACCGTCAACGGATACACCCGTTTGGAGACCAacaccaccaccaccaaccACGACGAGGAGGCACTCTCACAATACAAAGATCTACCTCCTCCTTATCCTGCCAACATCACAGATAACACCGAAGGCAATACTGGGGAAGAAACCCTGCACACTCATCCAGAAACACCCTCCTTCTCAGGTGACCATAAGATACAACTGCCATGA